The Xanthomonas sp. DAR 34887 genome has a segment encoding these proteins:
- a CDS encoding DUF4832 domain-containing protein: MSPRSASRRLSLAIACLLSATCAQAGSLTPAVSTQEFDNPHRGFMLWGSSYAADGGVDNFHGAHIYHVYLPWRMIETADQVFDWQAVETHYLQPILNDDPLATFVLRPVADYPDSAGSRIDAHYTGGENERDYPKFLEQAPLSIPFAVRASCDGDGPVRSLDYNNANAREQMRQFVAALAARYDGDPRITAVQVGLLGFWGEWHTSGCEDLQPNAQTRALIRDAYVAAFTRTPLQTRYARQSDVGSAMFGFHEDYFPSFTASCAAFSPAMPSCSDDGWWNLEYGLSNEVPAARQNWMVSPISGESPNANQKSTWINRTADIRKLLRDYHFSFLGPAGAHETSGNAAKLGEIKRDLGYRLAVAKVSWPDTQTRGQQATLRLDMSNQGSAPLYQGYHVELHWVAADGSTRARASVAGVALNEVMPGATLSRSASFTVPASLPAGSYALRLALADDAPGRRHIAPQNDGQDSERRLPLGQVQVL, encoded by the coding sequence ATGTCGCCACGTTCCGCTTCCCGACGCCTGTCCCTCGCCATCGCCTGCCTGCTCAGCGCCACGTGTGCGCAGGCCGGTTCGCTGACGCCGGCCGTGTCCACCCAGGAGTTCGACAATCCGCATCGCGGGTTCATGCTGTGGGGCAGTTCCTACGCCGCCGATGGCGGGGTGGACAACTTCCACGGCGCGCACATCTATCACGTGTATCTGCCGTGGCGGATGATCGAGACCGCCGACCAGGTCTTCGATTGGCAGGCAGTCGAGACCCACTACCTGCAACCCATCCTCAACGACGATCCGCTCGCCACCTTCGTGCTGCGCCCGGTCGCCGACTACCCGGACAGCGCCGGCAGCCGGATCGATGCGCACTACACCGGTGGCGAGAACGAGCGCGACTACCCCAAGTTCCTCGAACAGGCACCGCTGTCCATTCCGTTCGCGGTGCGCGCCAGTTGCGATGGCGACGGGCCGGTCCGCAGCCTGGACTACAACAACGCCAACGCGCGCGAGCAGATGCGCCAGTTCGTCGCGGCGCTGGCCGCGCGCTACGACGGCGATCCGCGCATCACCGCGGTCCAGGTGGGGCTGCTCGGCTTCTGGGGCGAATGGCATACCAGCGGCTGCGAGGACCTGCAGCCGAACGCGCAGACGCGCGCGCTGATCCGCGACGCCTACGTCGCCGCGTTCACCCGCACGCCGCTGCAGACCCGCTACGCGCGCCAGTCCGATGTGGGATCGGCGATGTTCGGCTTCCACGAGGACTACTTCCCCTCCTTCACCGCCAGCTGCGCCGCCTTCAGTCCGGCCATGCCCAGTTGCAGCGACGATGGCTGGTGGAACCTGGAGTACGGCCTGAGCAACGAAGTGCCCGCCGCGCGCCAGAACTGGATGGTGAGCCCGATCAGCGGCGAGAGCCCCAATGCCAACCAGAAGAGCACCTGGATCAACCGCACCGCCGACATCCGCAAGCTGTTGCGCGACTACCACTTCAGCTTTCTCGGCCCGGCCGGCGCGCACGAAACCAGCGGCAACGCCGCCAAGCTCGGCGAGATCAAGCGCGATCTGGGCTACCGCCTGGCGGTCGCCAAGGTGAGCTGGCCGGACACGCAGACGCGCGGCCAGCAGGCCACCCTGCGACTGGACATGAGCAACCAGGGCTCGGCACCGCTGTACCAGGGCTATCACGTGGAGCTGCATTGGGTAGCGGCCGACGGCAGTACCCGTGCGCGCGCCAGCGTGGCCGGCGTCGCGCTCAACGAGGTCATGCCCGGCGCCACGCTCAGCCGCAGCGCCAGCTTCACCGTCCCCGCGTCGCTGCCGGCGGGCAGTTACGCGCTGCGCCTGGCGCTGGCCGACGACGCACCGGGCCGCCGCCATATCGCGCCGCAGAACGACGGCCAGGACAGCGAGCGGCGCCTGCCGCTGGGCCAGGTCCAGGTGCTCTGA